The Alphaproteobacteria bacterium genome includes a window with the following:
- a CDS encoding aa3-type cytochrome c oxidase subunit IV, whose product MAAAPQENDPNFKHDMTPHLETWANFNSLAKWTLGLTVLLLILMWAFLVPHGKPV is encoded by the coding sequence ATGGCCGCCGCCCCGCAAGAAAACGACCCGAACTTCAAGCACGACATGACGCCGCATTTGGAAACCTGGGCGAATTTCAATTCGCTCGCCAAGTGGACGCTCGGCCTGACCGTGCTGCTCCTCATCCTGATGTGGGCCTTCTTGGTTCCGCACGGCAAGCCCGTCTGA